Proteins encoded together in one Prosthecobacter debontii window:
- a CDS encoding AAA family ATPase, translating to METASPRPLRIALTGGPGGGKTTSADLFRREIGDSVVIVPEAATLLFQGGLPRSTLPAAQRHVQSAIFHVQRHLEEEYAMLYPGRILLCDRGTVDGAAYWPGGEQDYYDTLNTTREAELARYDAAIFFETAAVGGDSIEGGNPIRNETLDRAIALDARLRACWAPHPAFRLIHHHHSFFQKIGLGLKTLQEMVEELSQTQASSSNAGGLTRM from the coding sequence ATGGAAACTGCATCCCCTCGTCCGCTCCGCATCGCCCTCACCGGAGGTCCCGGCGGCGGTAAGACCACCTCAGCCGACCTCTTTCGACGTGAAATCGGCGATTCAGTGGTCATCGTGCCTGAGGCCGCCACGCTGCTTTTTCAAGGAGGCCTTCCCCGCTCCACCCTGCCAGCCGCCCAGCGTCATGTGCAAAGCGCCATCTTCCACGTCCAACGCCACCTGGAGGAAGAATACGCGATGCTCTATCCCGGCCGCATCCTGCTCTGCGACCGTGGCACCGTGGATGGGGCCGCCTACTGGCCCGGTGGCGAGCAGGACTACTACGACACTCTAAACACCACCCGCGAGGCCGAGTTAGCGCGTTACGATGCCGCCATCTTCTTCGAAACCGCCGCCGTCGGAGGCGACTCCATCGAAGGCGGGAATCCCATCCGCAACGAAACCCTAGACCGCGCCATCGCCCTCGATGCCCGTCTGCGCGCCTGCTGGGCTCCCCACCCCGCGTTCAGGCTCATCCACCACCACCACTCCTTTTTCCAGAAGATCGGCCTCGGCTTAAAGACGCTTCAGGAGATGGTGGAGGAATTGAGCCAAACGCAGGCATCATCATCCAATGCGGGTGGCTTAACCCGCATGTGA
- the ccoN gene encoding cytochrome-c oxidase, cbb3-type subunit I produces the protein MNLATQKQTIEFDDKIVRQFMWASIGWGIIGMLVGVFIAAQLNFHQLNLAPWLSFGRLRPLHTNAVIFAFVGNMMFSGIYYSTQRLCKARMASDLLSKIHFWGWQAIIASAAVTLPLGFTRGQEYAELIWPINIAVALIWVVFAVNFFWTLARRNEPSLYVALWFYIATIITVAMLYIVNHLSIPTSWTHSYTIFAGVQNGLVQWWYGHNAVAFFLTTPILGIMYYFLPKAVERPVYSYRLSIVHFWSLVFIYIWAGPHHLLNTSLPKWLQMLGMFFSLMLWAPSWGGMLNGLLTLRGAWDKLRTDPVVKFFIAGVTFYGMSTFEGPLLSIRAVNALSHYSDWTIGHVHSGALGWNGLMAAGMFYWLTPRLYGTKLHSTSMANFHFWISLVGILLYVAAMWVSGIMQGLMLNSTNAAGTALTYPNFIETLTAIRPMMAFRIIGGSLYLVGMGLMLWNLWCTARRGKAVNETREVAVIQRGSVDNMGLKTTFLSDPVTYLFAGLFLLMGWIFLPKGADITALICSLAFAAIAVKKFAENHQRWSNWYDRLLENWLPFTVLTFIAVALGGLIQIVPTVMVNRAKNMEDRIQQVYTPLELTGRDIYVSEGCYNCHSQMIRTMLPDVLRYGDYSRMGESIYDHPFQWGSKRTGPDLAREGGKYPHSWHYNHMMEPRSTSVGSNMPAYPHLFTEKFDQKSLPSKIATMVKLGVPYPIMTDVEIKENAIKQGIEIVENLKNDKLVASPDTKIVALIAYLQKLGKYDTPEAEEKMRGAPGVPQLIPGPGNPDKQRPAESE, from the coding sequence ATGAACCTCGCCACCCAAAAACAAACCATTGAGTTCGACGACAAGATCGTCCGCCAGTTCATGTGGGCCTCCATCGGATGGGGCATCATCGGCATGCTGGTGGGTGTTTTCATCGCCGCTCAGCTCAATTTTCACCAGCTCAATCTTGCGCCCTGGCTCTCCTTCGGTCGCCTGCGCCCGCTGCACACGAACGCGGTGATCTTTGCCTTCGTGGGGAACATGATGTTCTCGGGGATCTACTACTCCACCCAGCGTCTGTGTAAGGCGCGGATGGCGTCGGACCTGCTGTCCAAGATTCACTTCTGGGGCTGGCAGGCGATCATTGCCAGCGCAGCCGTCACTCTCCCGCTCGGGTTTACTCGTGGCCAAGAATATGCGGAGCTGATCTGGCCCATCAATATCGCCGTGGCGCTGATCTGGGTGGTCTTCGCCGTGAACTTCTTTTGGACGCTGGCCCGACGCAATGAGCCCTCTCTGTATGTGGCTCTGTGGTTCTACATCGCCACCATCATCACGGTGGCCATGCTGTACATCGTGAACCACCTATCTATCCCGACCAGTTGGACTCATAGTTATACCATCTTCGCGGGCGTGCAGAACGGGCTCGTGCAATGGTGGTATGGGCATAATGCCGTCGCCTTCTTCCTCACCACCCCCATCCTGGGGATCATGTATTACTTCCTGCCGAAGGCTGTGGAGCGTCCGGTGTATTCCTATCGGTTGTCCATCGTTCACTTCTGGTCCCTGGTCTTCATCTACATCTGGGCGGGGCCGCACCACTTGCTAAATACCTCCCTGCCCAAGTGGTTGCAGATGCTGGGCATGTTCTTCAGTCTCATGCTCTGGGCACCCAGCTGGGGCGGGATGCTGAATGGTCTGCTGACGCTGCGCGGAGCCTGGGATAAGCTGCGCACGGACCCTGTGGTGAAGTTCTTCATCGCCGGGGTGACCTTCTACGGCATGTCCACCTTCGAAGGCCCTCTGCTCTCCATTCGTGCGGTGAATGCCCTGTCTCACTATTCGGACTGGACCATCGGTCACGTGCACAGCGGTGCCCTCGGCTGGAACGGTCTCATGGCCGCTGGGATGTTCTACTGGCTGACCCCACGCCTGTATGGAACGAAGCTCCACTCCACTTCGATGGCCAATTTCCACTTCTGGATTTCCCTGGTGGGTATCCTTCTCTATGTGGCTGCCATGTGGGTCTCAGGCATCATGCAGGGCCTGATGCTGAACTCCACCAATGCCGCCGGCACAGCTCTGACGTATCCGAACTTCATCGAAACCCTCACTGCCATCCGGCCGATGATGGCCTTCCGTATCATCGGCGGCAGCTTATATCTGGTGGGCATGGGCCTCATGCTGTGGAATCTATGGTGCACTGCCCGCCGCGGTAAGGCGGTGAATGAAACCCGCGAAGTGGCCGTCATCCAGCGTGGTAGCGTGGATAACATGGGGCTGAAGACCACCTTCCTCTCAGATCCTGTGACTTATCTCTTTGCCGGTCTGTTCCTGCTCATGGGCTGGATCTTCCTCCCGAAAGGTGCCGACATCACCGCGCTGATCTGCTCGCTGGCCTTTGCTGCCATCGCGGTGAAGAAATTTGCCGAGAACCATCAGCGCTGGTCCAACTGGTATGATCGCTTGTTAGAGAACTGGCTCCCCTTCACCGTGCTCACCTTCATTGCCGTGGCGCTCGGTGGCCTGATCCAGATCGTGCCCACCGTGATGGTGAATCGCGCGAAGAACATGGAAGACCGTATCCAGCAAGTCTATACCCCGCTGGAGCTGACAGGCCGTGACATTTACGTGAGCGAAGGCTGCTACAACTGCCACAGCCAGATGATCCGCACCATGCTGCCGGATGTGCTGCGCTACGGTGACTACAGCCGCATGGGTGAGAGCATCTATGATCACCCCTTCCAGTGGGGCTCCAAGCGCACTGGACCTGATCTGGCCCGTGAAGGTGGTAAGTATCCCCATAGCTGGCACTACAACCACATGATGGAACCCCGCAGCACCTCGGTGGGCTCGAACATGCCAGCCTACCCTCACCTCTTCACCGAGAAGTTTGACCAGAAATCTCTACCTTCAAAGATCGCCACGATGGTGAAACTCGGTGTGCCCTACCCCATCATGACCGATGTGGAGATCAAGGAGAACGCCATCAAACAAGGCATCGAGATCGTCGAGAACCTGAAGAACGACAAACTCGTCGCCTCCCCTGACACCAAGATCGTGGCCCTCATCGCCTACCTCCAGAAGCTGGGCAAATACGACACTCCGGAAGCGGAGGAAAAAATGCGCGGTGCTCCTGGTGTGCCTCAGTTGATCCCCGGCCCTGGCAACCCAGACAAACAGCGCCCTGCTGAAAGCGAATAA
- a CDS encoding pectate lyase, which yields MKPLQFLFTSLTLPLALSAADVWPDPAEVTMAMKKATSFYTEKLAVHGGYASSWEKDLSQAYVEGKKGREFISIQPPGTTTVGLSLVRAYLATGDQQFLKAARAAAGALIESQLASGGWPAEFDFSGEYDKKFHLRRQVLAGDTQAGKRSAYSTLDDNKTQSALLFLLELAHLPETQDDQALQECLKVGMDSLLGAQYPNGAWPQQFDAPADSATPVIPARYPADWPRTFPHEKYVSFYTLNDHNMQKIVQLLLRAYDLIKEERYLNSAKKAGDFFILAQMPEPQPGWAQQYNHQMEPVWARKFEPPCVTGGESLSTMETLYELYVVTGDEKYLKPLPAAFAWYERSALPDGLYARFYELKTNKPLFFVKDTYELVYTDDNLPTHYGFKLDYVTRDLARLKEQMQRSREELLAKRHAPDTEKSWTSRAKGAVDKTVQALKSQTAEGYWLKGDEIDAGEFVRHFNAMAAYVEGANKGGEAFAKAQKR from the coding sequence ATGAAACCACTGCAGTTCCTGTTCACTTCTCTGACTCTGCCTTTAGCCCTCTCGGCTGCCGATGTGTGGCCGGATCCAGCGGAGGTGACAATGGCGATGAAAAAGGCAACGTCGTTTTACACCGAGAAACTGGCGGTGCATGGCGGTTACGCGTCTTCTTGGGAGAAGGATTTGAGTCAAGCCTATGTGGAGGGGAAGAAAGGTCGCGAATTCATTTCGATTCAGCCCCCAGGGACGACCACCGTGGGGTTGTCTTTGGTAAGAGCGTATTTGGCGACAGGCGATCAGCAATTTTTGAAAGCGGCACGGGCGGCAGCGGGGGCCTTGATCGAAAGTCAACTTGCCAGTGGGGGGTGGCCAGCCGAGTTTGATTTCTCGGGTGAATACGACAAGAAATTCCATCTGCGTCGGCAGGTGCTGGCGGGGGATACCCAGGCTGGAAAACGCAGTGCCTACAGCACGCTGGATGATAACAAGACCCAATCCGCACTGCTCTTTTTGTTGGAGTTGGCGCATCTGCCCGAGACTCAGGACGATCAGGCACTGCAGGAATGCTTAAAAGTAGGAATGGATAGTTTGTTAGGGGCTCAGTACCCGAACGGTGCTTGGCCGCAGCAGTTCGATGCCCCGGCTGACTCTGCCACACCCGTGATCCCTGCGCGTTACCCGGCAGATTGGCCCCGCACCTTTCCCCATGAGAAATACGTGAGCTTTTACACGCTGAATGATCATAACATGCAGAAGATAGTTCAGCTCTTGCTGCGGGCCTATGACCTCATCAAAGAGGAGCGTTACCTCAACTCCGCGAAGAAAGCGGGTGACTTCTTCATTCTTGCCCAGATGCCGGAGCCTCAACCTGGGTGGGCGCAGCAATACAATCATCAGATGGAGCCGGTATGGGCACGTAAATTTGAGCCACCTTGTGTGACGGGTGGAGAAAGCCTGAGCACGATGGAGACGCTGTATGAGCTGTATGTGGTCACCGGAGATGAAAAGTATCTGAAACCTCTGCCCGCAGCCTTTGCGTGGTATGAGCGCTCTGCTTTGCCCGATGGTTTGTATGCACGCTTCTATGAGCTGAAGACGAATAAGCCTCTGTTCTTTGTGAAGGATACCTATGAGCTGGTCTATACCGATGACAATCTCCCCACGCACTATGGTTTCAAGTTGGACTATGTGACGCGTGACCTCGCTCGTCTCAAAGAACAGATGCAGAGGTCTCGCGAAGAGCTTCTAGCGAAACGGCATGCACCTGACACGGAGAAGAGCTGGACCAGTCGCGCGAAGGGGGCGGTGGATAAAACGGTGCAGGCTCTGAAGTCTCAAACCGCCGAAGGTTACTGGCTGAAGGGTGATGAAATCGATGCCGGAGAGTTTGTCCGTCACTTCAATGCCATGGCCGCTTATGTGGAAGGAGCCAATAAAGGAGGCGAAGCTTTTGCAAAAGCTCAGAAGCGGTGA
- a CDS encoding Gfo/Idh/MocA family protein, with amino-acid sequence MNRRRFLHTTAASVSALGFPAILRSASPNSMLQVASVGVARMGGNTMRSVGRHEKVKIVALCDVDAKHMAMAAKDFPDASQLKDWRELLASHADKFDAITIGTPDHMHAAPAVLSLRAKKHVYLQKPMAPTLHECRVITQEAKKAGVVTQLGNQGRSSIEARMTVEIIRSGAIGKVKEVIMWENKPLNWWPKNTELRPEGDPLPEGLDWDLWCGVRAPVPYLKDTYHPQNWRAWFNFGCGEMGDMGCHHFDTTFDALKLSTPIRARLTHGGSSGPLWGEKRIVELDFHGSEFTADDTVRVTWNDGGMDPDMTKVKMPKVLTKFPASGTYWVGTEGAIFKPYGQRPFVLPEESFPAEKYPKGLKGQDHYFDWVDAILDGRKSCADFTHGGPLTESVLVGTLTDRFPGQWLEFDRETCTISNHEMANQLVKRDYRDGWKVEGLG; translated from the coding sequence ATGAATCGCCGCCGTTTTCTCCACACCACCGCCGCCTCAGTGTCCGCCCTGGGCTTCCCCGCCATCCTGCGCAGTGCCTCGCCAAATTCCATGCTTCAGGTGGCCAGCGTCGGTGTCGCTCGCATGGGTGGCAATACCATGCGCAGCGTGGGGCGGCATGAGAAGGTGAAAATAGTCGCCCTCTGTGATGTGGACGCCAAGCACATGGCCATGGCCGCCAAAGACTTCCCTGACGCCAGCCAGCTCAAAGACTGGCGTGAGCTCCTGGCCAGCCACGCTGATAAATTCGATGCCATCACCATCGGCACCCCAGATCACATGCATGCGGCCCCCGCCGTGCTTTCCCTGCGGGCGAAAAAGCATGTCTATTTGCAGAAACCCATGGCCCCCACGCTGCACGAGTGTCGCGTGATCACTCAGGAAGCGAAGAAAGCCGGAGTCGTCACTCAACTGGGCAACCAAGGCCGCTCCAGCATCGAGGCGCGCATGACCGTGGAGATCATTCGCAGCGGGGCAATTGGCAAGGTGAAGGAGGTCATCATGTGGGAAAACAAGCCCCTCAACTGGTGGCCGAAAAACACCGAGCTCCGCCCCGAGGGGGATCCTTTACCCGAGGGACTGGACTGGGATCTCTGGTGTGGTGTGCGCGCTCCCGTGCCCTATTTGAAAGACACCTACCATCCGCAGAACTGGCGCGCCTGGTTTAACTTCGGTTGCGGTGAGATGGGAGACATGGGCTGCCATCACTTCGACACCACCTTCGATGCCCTCAAGCTCTCCACCCCCATCCGTGCCCGCCTTACGCATGGAGGCAGCAGTGGCCCGCTCTGGGGCGAGAAACGCATCGTCGAGCTGGATTTCCACGGCAGCGAGTTCACTGCCGATGACACAGTGCGCGTCACCTGGAACGACGGCGGCATGGATCCGGACATGACCAAGGTGAAAATGCCGAAAGTCCTCACCAAATTCCCCGCCTCAGGCACCTACTGGGTCGGCACGGAGGGCGCCATCTTCAAACCGTATGGCCAACGTCCCTTCGTCCTGCCTGAAGAGAGCTTCCCGGCGGAGAAATACCCGAAAGGTCTCAAAGGCCAGGATCACTACTTCGATTGGGTGGACGCCATCTTGGACGGCCGCAAAAGCTGCGCCGACTTTACCCACGGTGGCCCACTCACCGAGTCGGTCCTCGTTGGCACCCTCACCGACCGCTTCCCCGGTCAGTGGCTGGAGTTCGATCGCGAAACCTGCACCATCTCCAACCACGAAATGGCCAACCAACTCGTCAAACGCGACTACCGCGATGGCTGGAAGGTGGAAGGCTTGGGGTGA
- a CDS encoding ComEC/Rec2 family competence protein: MMKLLRSVIFAWPEKNPILLLSLAAVLGILIADHWSWKPSWLLILITLLTWLPFARRPSLARAFPAVLISLALLHAYRMEATFDHPLRLHLLSLPARPHEATLQGTLLPWVEGSELDAATALCEVTHMRWGAGGPFLPMRARIKVQLPPGWKLDKPGRYEIQGRLSVPQPAMNPGQFDPVNYGLRSGWIAILRTRSLSFVEPEGLGLRFHLLNAAEKSRQWITTQLTRGLENEGEHAAVILAMALGASDAAGEDIEDAFRDSGTLHVFAVSGLHVVMLGQIVFWSFRGFGTRRVIFAVIVIVFVYAFITGWRPSAARAAFMSSILLMGPLISRHPRLLNSLGASALLLLIYDSHQLFTPGFQLSFGVLLAIALAATWLQARAASWYRLDPFLPTALVSFPQRVWSGTRREASSLLCVSVAAWAGSLPLMIGHFQTITPVAVVANILLVPASGLCLILSCSSLMMAALQQTWAVIGINQLNAYLAKGMVFLAGTFADLPMANHTLDLRFQGPPAPAEMRVFHLSSGGGASYIRGGEKRWLLDTGSLRAWRSVLRPFLRHEGINHLDGLILSHADIAHVGATSWVVKAQHVPHIHTSHLEPWAYDPPFASLKKLSSEYRPNSTVWRRHQIEDVLSLAPNPPLPITAQVLYPGTQDRYEKADDRGLVLMLHIGPWKVLYLNDAGFITEKTLLSRRTPLQCDILIRHQHRADYSGLPELIHAAAPQVVISSNNTFPMEERLPERLRHYCEHHQIPLLDLEVTGSIGMEFQTDAVQITSFQGGASWRLKPASAEGTTPN, translated from the coding sequence ATGATGAAGTTGCTCCGATCCGTCATCTTCGCATGGCCGGAAAAGAACCCCATTCTCCTCCTCTCGCTAGCCGCAGTGCTAGGCATCCTGATCGCAGACCACTGGAGTTGGAAACCCAGTTGGCTCCTGATTCTCATCACGCTGCTGACATGGCTACCCTTTGCTCGACGACCGAGCCTTGCTCGGGCTTTTCCCGCCGTGCTGATCAGCCTAGCGCTCCTGCATGCTTATCGAATGGAGGCCACTTTTGACCATCCCTTACGGCTTCATCTGCTCTCATTGCCAGCTCGTCCGCATGAAGCCACTCTCCAAGGCACGCTCCTGCCCTGGGTCGAGGGCTCCGAACTCGATGCAGCCACTGCCCTCTGTGAAGTCACTCACATGCGCTGGGGCGCCGGAGGGCCGTTTCTGCCCATGAGAGCACGGATCAAGGTGCAATTGCCACCGGGGTGGAAGTTGGATAAACCCGGACGTTATGAAATCCAAGGCAGGCTGTCTGTGCCGCAACCGGCCATGAATCCTGGTCAATTCGACCCTGTGAACTACGGTCTGCGCAGCGGTTGGATCGCCATCCTGCGCACCCGGAGTCTATCCTTCGTCGAGCCCGAGGGCCTCGGACTGCGTTTTCATCTTTTGAATGCGGCGGAGAAGTCACGCCAGTGGATCACCACCCAACTGACCCGAGGCTTGGAGAATGAAGGGGAACATGCAGCCGTCATCCTCGCCATGGCCTTGGGAGCCTCCGACGCGGCCGGGGAAGATATCGAAGACGCCTTCCGGGATAGCGGCACGCTGCATGTTTTTGCGGTCAGTGGCCTGCATGTTGTGATGCTGGGTCAGATCGTGTTCTGGTCGTTCCGTGGCTTTGGCACCCGCAGGGTCATCTTCGCCGTCATCGTGATCGTCTTTGTTTATGCCTTCATCACGGGTTGGCGGCCCTCAGCCGCTCGGGCCGCCTTCATGTCGTCCATCCTGTTGATGGGCCCCTTGATCAGCCGCCATCCACGCTTGCTCAATTCCCTCGGTGCTTCCGCTCTGCTCTTACTGATCTATGACTCACACCAGCTTTTCACACCGGGCTTTCAGCTTTCGTTCGGGGTGCTGCTCGCCATCGCACTGGCGGCCACATGGCTTCAAGCACGTGCGGCCTCGTGGTATCGACTGGATCCTTTCCTTCCGACCGCCTTGGTTTCTTTCCCTCAACGGGTGTGGTCAGGCACACGTCGAGAAGCCTCGTCTCTACTCTGTGTCTCCGTGGCCGCATGGGCCGGAAGCTTACCTCTGATGATCGGTCACTTTCAGACCATCACCCCCGTCGCCGTCGTGGCAAACATTCTGTTAGTCCCCGCCTCAGGACTCTGTCTCATTCTATCCTGCAGCAGCCTGATGATGGCCGCTCTGCAACAAACCTGGGCCGTGATCGGCATCAACCAACTCAATGCCTACCTCGCGAAAGGCATGGTCTTTCTCGCCGGTACCTTTGCAGACCTGCCAATGGCCAATCATACCTTGGACCTCCGTTTTCAAGGTCCTCCTGCCCCTGCGGAGATGCGCGTCTTTCACCTCTCCAGCGGCGGTGGAGCCAGTTACATTCGCGGCGGTGAGAAGCGATGGCTCTTGGATACGGGAAGCCTGAGAGCCTGGCGCAGTGTGCTGCGCCCCTTTCTACGCCATGAAGGCATCAATCATCTGGATGGCCTCATCCTCAGTCATGCCGACATCGCTCATGTCGGTGCGACCTCATGGGTTGTCAAAGCGCAGCATGTGCCACATATTCACACCAGTCATCTAGAGCCCTGGGCCTATGATCCACCGTTTGCCAGTTTGAAAAAGCTGAGCAGTGAATACCGCCCCAACAGTACCGTCTGGCGTCGGCATCAAATCGAGGACGTTTTGTCCCTAGCCCCGAATCCGCCTCTGCCCATCACCGCCCAAGTCCTCTATCCCGGCACTCAAGACCGGTATGAAAAAGCCGATGATCGCGGCCTCGTTCTCATGCTGCACATCGGCCCATGGAAAGTGCTTTATCTTAACGATGCTGGCTTCATCACGGAAAAGACCCTTTTGAGCAGACGCACCCCGCTGCAATGCGACATCCTCATTCGTCACCAGCATCGCGCGGATTACTCAGGGCTGCCTGAACTCATCCATGCTGCCGCTCCTCAAGTGGTCATCAGTTCCAACAACACTTTTCCGATGGAAGAGCGCCTGCCCGAGAGGCTGCGCCACTACTGTGAACACCACCAAATCCCCCTACTGGACCTGGAGGTGACTGGCAGCATCGGCATGGAGTTCCAAACCGATGCTGTGCAAATCACATCCTTCCAGGGAGGGGCGAGTTGGCGACTGAAACCCGCCTCAGCCGAAGGCACAACCCCTAACTAA
- a CDS encoding cbb3-type cytochrome c oxidase N-terminal domain-containing protein: MSQDSPNQGPQLREHVYDGIQEYDQKLPNWWLFTWYITMVWFVIAWVAYYQFGVGMSDEKNIQRAMDNIAEVQKQELEQINDDKLWEMSRDEKIVAAGAATYNTTCVACHAADLSAHLAGAKLPGLPLNDQEWKHGGNPTQILTVVRKGSPDITKGMPPWEPQLGLQRVVEVVAYVLSKHEKGEPITLAGDSPLKAK, encoded by the coding sequence ATGTCCCAAGACTCCCCCAATCAAGGTCCTCAACTCCGAGAACACGTTTACGACGGCATCCAGGAGTATGACCAGAAACTGCCCAACTGGTGGCTCTTCACCTGGTATATCACCATGGTCTGGTTCGTCATCGCCTGGGTGGCTTATTATCAATTCGGCGTCGGCATGTCGGATGAGAAAAACATCCAGCGCGCCATGGATAACATCGCCGAAGTGCAGAAGCAGGAGTTGGAGCAGATCAACGACGACAAGCTCTGGGAGATGTCTCGCGATGAGAAAATCGTCGCTGCAGGTGCCGCCACCTACAACACCACTTGCGTGGCCTGTCATGCGGCTGACCTCAGTGCCCACCTCGCCGGAGCTAAACTCCCGGGCCTACCGCTCAATGACCAAGAATGGAAGCATGGTGGCAACCCCACCCAGATCCTGACGGTCGTGCGTAAAGGTTCCCCCGACATCACCAAAGGCATGCCTCCCTGGGAACCTCAACTCGGTCTCCAGCGCGTCGTGGAAGTGGTGGCCTATGTGCTGAGCAAACACGAGAAAGGTGAGCCCATCACTCTCGCCGGGGACTCGCCGCTGAAGGCGAAGTGA
- a CDS encoding RNA polymerase sigma factor yields MSAPPPESHLPKTQWTLIARLRRGTPQDAQRALDELISQYRYPLFCYLRRRGYHHYDADDILQDFFMKLLRNESFNAADASKGRLRSMLHVSLDRFIISWESLHKHRRKEFSVEDDPHSDSERRYQHECFQSHETPDQIYQRKWTLTLLGAALNRVGAQYKEKGRERLFEVLRPVLMDGGSLRGIDGPQLAEAAGVTYGALRTSLMRMLVDYQEALHDEILQTVEDPAEAKEELAQLRLSVTKG; encoded by the coding sequence ATGTCCGCCCCCCCACCGGAAAGCCATCTGCCCAAGACTCAGTGGACGCTGATTGCGCGTCTGCGCCGAGGCACGCCGCAGGATGCCCAGCGGGCATTGGATGAACTGATCAGCCAGTATCGCTACCCGCTTTTTTGTTATTTACGACGCCGTGGATATCATCATTACGATGCCGATGACATCCTTCAGGACTTCTTTATGAAGTTGCTGCGTAATGAAAGCTTCAACGCCGCCGATGCCTCTAAGGGACGTCTGCGCAGCATGCTGCATGTCAGCTTGGACCGTTTCATCATCAGTTGGGAAAGCCTGCATAAACACCGCCGCAAGGAATTCAGCGTGGAGGACGATCCGCATTCGGACTCCGAGAGGCGGTATCAACACGAGTGCTTCCAATCCCACGAAACACCCGATCAAATCTACCAACGTAAATGGACCCTCACCCTGCTCGGTGCCGCCCTCAATCGCGTGGGAGCGCAGTATAAAGAGAAAGGCCGCGAGCGTCTCTTCGAGGTCCTTCGTCCGGTGCTGATGGATGGCGGTAGCCTGCGTGGTATTGACGGTCCGCAACTCGCCGAGGCTGCCGGGGTGACCTATGGAGCTCTCCGCACCTCGCTCATGCGCATGCTGGTCGATTATCAGGAAGCCCTGCATGACGAGATCCTGCAAACGGTCGAAGACCCCGCTGAGGCGAAGGAGGAACTCGCCCAGTTACGCCTCAGCGTGACGAAAGGCTAA
- the msrB gene encoding peptide-methionine (R)-S-oxide reductase MsrB yields MKKNTLLFIALSLLSLMACAEDKPQSPTPMPKPEVTLSEAEWKKLLTAEQYAVTRQAGTERPYGAIYEEFEKQGEGTYYCVCCGVELFTSKEKFHSGCGWPSFYDASTAKNVFERVDNSHGMTRVETLCKRCGAHLGHVFEGESVSANTPTKRRFCINGVALNYVPKGGTPPKLLDLTDAAVEKKKEEVAKEAGVEVQKP; encoded by the coding sequence ATGAAGAAGAACACGTTGCTTTTCATTGCCCTGTCCTTGCTGTCCCTCATGGCCTGCGCCGAGGACAAACCTCAATCCCCTACCCCCATGCCTAAGCCCGAAGTCACCCTCAGCGAAGCCGAATGGAAAAAGCTCCTGACCGCAGAACAGTATGCCGTCACCCGCCAAGCTGGCACGGAGCGGCCTTATGGCGCGATCTATGAAGAATTCGAAAAGCAAGGTGAAGGCACCTACTACTGCGTGTGCTGTGGTGTTGAGCTCTTCACCTCCAAAGAAAAGTTTCACTCCGGCTGTGGCTGGCCTTCCTTCTACGATGCCTCCACCGCCAAGAATGTGTTCGAGCGTGTGGATAACTCCCACGGCATGACCCGAGTAGAAACCCTCTGCAAACGCTGCGGAGCACACCTGGGTCACGTCTTCGAGGGAGAAAGTGTTTCTGCAAACACCCCCACCAAGCGCCGCTTTTGCATCAATGGTGTTGCCTTGAATTACGTGCCGAAAGGCGGCACTCCGCCCAAACTGCTGGATCTCACCGATGCTGCCGTGGAAAAGAAAAAAGAAGAGGTGGCTAAAGAAGCCGGTGTGGAAGTACAGAAACCTTGA